In Bacillus sp. FJAT-45037, the following are encoded in one genomic region:
- a CDS encoding PD-(D/E)XK nuclease family protein, which yields MQNVTYTSFKDVANEQRLHDALNKQRQQSEPVFYLLPSSKWLKTARARQPGIKFTTFDDVAKYIVDQVEKDVTYLDEQERTLFFSNMLKTNTRYQKIRANQSKVKGLADTYGQLKRLGLSLSHTPHSLQEVRPLFAEYEQETVEQRKMYDPENTVLRAIDILQTEQVKLSAIYIDGYVDFSPIQAVFLQALVQADVPIEVYIPNDQAHQVVEDTKAILLNMGFEQATDTEKNTVTASKPVVNILAATTQAEEMRAVLEEIHSSEIPYDDIGVVLVNEKRGLKQFETLASTYDIPLQTPRKKSLNQTVTFQLLIMLMRSELSIQNRFERLPLVDKLFQMFSLRGANYAKAKAAFLKTGDFIDQEIAEVYSTIDQLTWPKKGTFLSYLTKVSELVRTLKLEERWLNAREKETETARLKETVLEERTVEYIEKMLVEYSHQLQIKQLTNLEMTHDVFIDWLKEAGAASDLYIERGNRRGVALHSWRDLGLFKGEKLYIIGMNEGAFPSAHHLGGYIIEKDLYQLPIVGSLPTQEHFRKKQLAYFEQLLLSSPTLTFTYTKGLDPNHPLLPSPFLDGWSEEEVSMWTFDRRMNQSVSYSLLDQEEKMAYQLGLGKKVTEMSRNLEQLTSRIERLQTSREPIEPTHQQKLSKSVVSVTALESYARCPFKFGLERVLNIQEAQKVKEEVSPLDIGQMVHDLIESVYTELNLVGVKFGECTEEMKSRVLPLLETKFEDLWSEIETISFDLSRPDLMLTKENWWKRLVRWWQAERKLFWDNQQLTDMKIDALEASVRLEFEIEDGKQLILTGKVDRVDRDENGFAIYDYKTGFAQVKMEEDVRTGLKLQLPLYARAMKQAFTEGESVISAYGASYISLKEPEKRAGNGIWRSDQVGKGSRFLVHFSCKNKEEDLGGDDFIETYELKQKIKELWTGTSTEFPVQPLDCSAHCPHQAICRVTEEQKEGEK from the coding sequence TATGTTAAAAACAAATACGCGTTACCAAAAAATACGAGCCAACCAAAGCAAAGTAAAAGGACTTGCGGATACATACGGCCAATTAAAACGTCTCGGGCTTAGTCTTTCGCACACACCTCATTCCTTACAAGAGGTTAGGCCGTTATTTGCTGAATATGAGCAAGAAACGGTGGAACAGAGAAAAATGTATGACCCTGAAAATACAGTCTTGCGTGCAATAGATATTTTGCAGACAGAACAAGTGAAGCTCTCCGCCATCTACATTGATGGGTATGTTGATTTTAGTCCCATTCAGGCGGTCTTCTTGCAAGCACTCGTTCAGGCAGATGTCCCGATCGAAGTGTACATACCGAACGATCAAGCACATCAAGTGGTTGAGGATACAAAAGCAATCCTTCTAAACATGGGATTTGAGCAAGCAACAGACACCGAGAAAAATACAGTCACAGCTAGTAAGCCTGTTGTAAATATATTAGCTGCGACAACACAGGCAGAAGAAATGAGAGCTGTCTTAGAAGAGATCCATTCATCAGAAATTCCATACGACGATATTGGCGTAGTTCTAGTTAATGAAAAGCGGGGCTTAAAGCAGTTTGAAACTCTTGCAAGCACCTATGATATTCCTCTTCAAACACCAAGAAAAAAATCATTGAACCAAACGGTAACGTTCCAACTGTTGATCATGCTGATGCGAAGCGAGCTATCTATTCAAAATCGTTTTGAACGATTACCTTTAGTTGATAAACTATTTCAAATGTTTTCCTTACGCGGTGCTAACTATGCCAAAGCGAAAGCTGCTTTTTTGAAAACCGGTGACTTTATTGATCAAGAAATAGCGGAAGTGTATTCGACTATTGACCAACTTACATGGCCTAAAAAGGGAACATTCCTCTCGTATTTAACAAAAGTGAGTGAACTCGTGCGCACATTAAAGTTAGAAGAGAGATGGCTTAACGCTCGAGAAAAAGAAACAGAAACTGCGCGGTTAAAAGAGACTGTTCTTGAGGAACGAACGGTTGAATACATAGAAAAAATGTTAGTAGAGTACAGTCATCAACTACAAATAAAGCAGTTAACCAATTTAGAGATGACACATGACGTGTTTATCGATTGGCTAAAAGAGGCTGGAGCAGCATCGGATCTTTACATTGAACGAGGCAACAGACGAGGAGTCGCCTTGCACTCATGGCGCGATCTCGGATTATTTAAAGGGGAAAAGTTATATATCATTGGCATGAATGAAGGGGCATTTCCATCCGCCCATCATTTAGGCGGATATATCATTGAAAAAGATTTGTATCAGTTGCCAATTGTCGGGAGCTTGCCGACACAAGAGCATTTCCGTAAGAAACAGCTCGCATATTTTGAGCAACTACTTCTTAGTTCACCAACGTTGACGTTTACGTATACAAAAGGGTTAGACCCTAACCATCCTCTACTACCATCCCCATTTTTGGATGGATGGAGTGAAGAAGAAGTGAGTATGTGGACGTTCGATCGTCGGATGAATCAATCGGTTAGCTATTCTTTGCTTGATCAAGAAGAGAAGATGGCGTATCAGCTTGGTCTTGGAAAAAAAGTGACCGAGATGTCACGTAATCTTGAGCAACTTACTAGTCGAATAGAACGACTTCAGACTTCTCGTGAGCCGATCGAACCAACACATCAACAGAAGCTATCTAAATCAGTTGTTTCTGTTACGGCCCTTGAAAGCTATGCAAGATGTCCGTTCAAGTTCGGTTTAGAGCGTGTCTTGAACATACAAGAAGCGCAGAAAGTGAAAGAAGAAGTGTCCCCGTTAGATATTGGTCAGATGGTGCATGATTTAATAGAGTCGGTCTATACAGAACTGAATTTAGTCGGTGTGAAGTTTGGTGAATGTACAGAAGAAATGAAAAGCAGAGTTCTTCCTCTACTAGAAACTAAGTTTGAGGATTTGTGGTCGGAGATTGAGACGATTTCTTTTGATCTTTCTAGGCCAGATTTGATGTTGACAAAAGAAAATTGGTGGAAACGTCTCGTGCGTTGGTGGCAAGCAGAGAGAAAGCTATTTTGGGATAATCAGCAATTAACAGACATGAAGATTGATGCACTAGAAGCTTCTGTCAGGTTAGAGTTTGAAATTGAAGACGGAAAACAGCTAATACTTACAGGGAAAGTCGACCGTGTCGACCGAGATGAGAACGGATTTGCGATCTATGACTACAAGACCGGTTTTGCACAAGTGAAGATGGAAGAAGACGTACGGACAGGTTTGAAGCTACAACTTCCTCTCTATGCTAGAGCAATGAAACAAGCATTCACAGAAGGGGAAAGTGTAATAAGTGCATACGGGGCTTCTTATATCTCTCTTAAAGAGCCAGAGAAGAGAGCGGGAAATGGAATTTGGCGGTCAGATCAAGTAGGCAAAGGATCGAGATTTCTCGTGCACTTCTCGTGTAAGAATAAAGAAGAAGATTTAGGTGGAGACGACTTTATTGAAACGTATGAGTTGAAGCAAAAAATTAAGGAACTTTGGACGGGGACGAGTACAGAGTTTCCTGTTCAACCCCTCGATTGCTCTGCTCATTGCCCACATCAGGCGATATGTCGAGTGACCGAAGAACAAAAGGAGGGGGAGAAGTAG